The Desulfobacterales bacterium genome includes a region encoding these proteins:
- a CDS encoding GNAT family N-acetyltransferase has protein sequence MTTFLFLTHPTPTQAAQILSLYEAAGWWRPDPEAPKLLLRLIAGSHCFLVAEAKGDIIGMGRAISDGVSDAYIQDVTVRPDFKKLGIGSRIVTKIAERLKKDGLTWVGLIAERHSHPFYQRIGFFEMPDAIPMRLKI, from the coding sequence ATGACAACCTTCTTATTCCTGACGCATCCAACCCCAACACAGGCCGCACAGATTCTGTCGCTGTATGAAGCGGCCGGTTGGTGGCGGCCCGACCCTGAAGCGCCGAAATTATTATTACGCCTTATTGCCGGAAGCCATTGCTTTCTGGTCGCCGAAGCAAAGGGAGACATCATCGGTATGGGCCGGGCCATCAGCGACGGGGTGAGCGATGCCTATATTCAGGATGTCACGGTCCGGCCGGATTTCAAAAAATTAGGTATCGGTTCCCGGATCGTTACAAAAATCGCCGAGCGCCTCAAAAAAGACGGTTTAACCTGGGTGGGGCTGATCGCGGAGCGACACTCACATCCCTTTTACCAACGGATCGGCTTTTTCGAAATGCCCGATGCGATTCCCATGCGGTTGAAGATATAA
- a CDS encoding PqiC family protein — protein MMRFEKWAVVIGRFVVLSLVFLGVGCLGKTPPVQYYVLSDRPAIPAITNDAKRDYKGDFSIGVGPVEIPEILDRSQIVTRTGANRVEVAEFHRWGGSLKKEITETIVANLARLLGNYRIYSFPWRNLPEPDYRIILTIHQFDGHPGESVFLDVSWAIFNLSEKKTLAGKRSALNLSVQGTDYAGYVATQSRALSALSGEIAMAVQEIRR, from the coding sequence ATGATGCGATTTGAGAAATGGGCGGTTGTAATTGGCCGGTTTGTAGTGTTGTCACTTGTTTTTTTGGGGGTGGGCTGCCTCGGCAAAACCCCGCCGGTCCAGTATTATGTGTTAAGTGATCGGCCCGCGATACCAGCGATAACAAATGATGCGAAACGGGATTATAAGGGGGATTTTTCCATCGGCGTGGGACCCGTGGAAATCCCTGAGATTCTGGACCGATCTCAGATCGTAACCCGAACCGGCGCCAACCGTGTTGAGGTGGCCGAGTTTCACCGGTGGGGGGGGTCCTTGAAAAAAGAGATAACGGAAACGATCGTGGCGAACCTGGCCCGTCTATTAGGCAACTATCGAATCTATTCGTTTCCCTGGCGCAATCTTCCCGAGCCCGATTACCGGATCATATTGACTATTCACCAGTTTGACGGTCACCCGGGGGAGTCCGTTTTTTTGGATGTCTCCTGGGCCATTTTCAATCTCTCGGAAAAGAAAACACTTGCCGGAAAGCGCAGTGCGTTGAACCTATCGGTTCAGGGCACGGATTATGCCGGCTATGTCGCCACCCAAAGCCGGGCGTTGTCCGCTTTGAGCGGGGAGATTGCCATGGCGGTCCAGGAAATTCGGCGTTAA
- a CDS encoding MlaD family protein: protein MMEEIQEDAFESGAVEADVRIKRGFSIVWLVPLVAAIIGGWLIFKAVTEKGPVITIVFESAEGLEAEKTKIKYKDVEVGLVKQINLDEALNHVMVTAELVRDVKKYLTTDTRFWVVKARVTAGEVSGLSTLFSGAYIGMAPGRKGETALQFKGLEIPPVLTLTQPGGHFILKAEELGSLDVGSPVYHRRIKVGMVEGYVLEKKGRLLDVQIFIEAPYHEKVQKNTRFWNASGLDVSLDAKGLHVGTESFVSMLIGGVAFDTPPDIDSGGAAGEKDSFRLFSNKKIAFEKQYTIRDRSLLYFDGPVRGLQVGAPVEFRGIQIGQVIDIKLEYHPELKSFTIPVLIETEPERVTVIGKKSGQSKNGAPVEALIKKGLRAQLKSSNLLTGQLFVDLNLYPNEPAVKVRHVGKYPVIPSTPSTMEEITANLSQFITKLNNLPIDQIGGDLQEAMRGARRLMNSNELADAITALSLTLQEARLLVGSMNKDVAPGVLATLEKLQSTLDTVKQLSGDDSFLIIEAERAMTELAEASRSIRSLADFLERHPESLIRGKGVE from the coding sequence ATGATGGAAGAGATTCAAGAGGATGCCTTCGAAAGTGGTGCCGTTGAAGCCGACGTTCGAATAAAACGAGGCTTTTCGATTGTTTGGCTGGTGCCGCTGGTGGCTGCAATAATTGGCGGGTGGCTGATATTCAAGGCCGTGACCGAAAAAGGGCCCGTCATTACCATTGTTTTTGAAAGCGCTGAAGGTCTTGAAGCCGAAAAAACCAAGATCAAATACAAGGACGTGGAGGTCGGCCTGGTCAAACAGATCAATCTGGATGAAGCGTTGAACCATGTGATGGTAACGGCAGAGCTTGTCAGAGACGTCAAAAAATATTTGACTACGGATACCCGGTTCTGGGTGGTAAAAGCCCGCGTAACGGCAGGCGAAGTTTCGGGGCTGAGCACGCTCTTTTCAGGCGCGTATATCGGCATGGCGCCGGGAAGAAAAGGCGAAACTGCGCTTCAGTTCAAAGGACTGGAAATACCGCCGGTGTTGACCCTGACGCAACCGGGGGGACATTTTATTTTAAAAGCCGAGGAGCTGGGCTCTCTGGATGTCGGCTCGCCGGTGTACCACCGGAGGATAAAGGTCGGCATGGTCGAAGGATATGTCCTTGAAAAGAAAGGGCGTTTGCTTGATGTTCAAATTTTCATCGAAGCGCCGTATCATGAAAAAGTCCAAAAAAACACGCGGTTTTGGAATGCCAGCGGTCTGGATGTGTCGCTGGACGCCAAAGGTCTTCATGTGGGTACGGAATCATTCGTTTCCATGCTGATCGGCGGCGTAGCCTTTGACACACCGCCGGATATCGACTCGGGGGGGGCTGCGGGGGAAAAAGACAGTTTCCGGTTATTTTCAAACAAAAAAATCGCTTTTGAAAAGCAATATACGATTCGCGATCGATCGCTCCTTTATTTTGACGGCCCGGTTCGGGGCTTGCAGGTGGGCGCGCCGGTGGAATTCAGGGGCATTCAGATCGGGCAGGTGATCGACATTAAGCTTGAATATCACCCGGAGCTTAAATCATTTACAATTCCGGTGCTGATTGAAACGGAGCCGGAACGGGTCACCGTTATCGGCAAGAAGAGTGGTCAGTCTAAAAATGGCGCGCCAGTTGAAGCGCTGATAAAAAAAGGGCTGCGGGCGCAGCTGAAATCCTCAAACCTGTTGACCGGTCAACTTTTTGTGGATCTTAACCTGTACCCGAATGAGCCGGCAGTCAAAGTGAGGCATGTAGGCAAGTACCCGGTGATCCCTTCCACGCCATCCACCATGGAGGAGATTACCGCCAATCTGAGCCAATTTATAACCAAATTAAACAATCTGCCGATCGATCAAATCGGCGGCGACCTGCAGGAAGCTATGCGGGGGGCCCGGCGATTGATGAATTCTAATGAGTTGGCTGATGCGATAACGGCCTTAAGTTTAACCTTGCAGGAAGCACGGCTGTTGGTCGGTTCAATGAACAAGGACGTGGCTCCCGGTGTTTTGGCTACGTTGGAGAAGCTTCAGTCCACCTTGGATACTGTTAAACAACTATCTGGTGATGATTCTTTTTTAATCATCGAGGCGGAGCGCGCCATGACCGAACTAGCGGAAGCCTCGCGGTCCATTCGTAGTCTGGCGGATTTCCTGGAACGGCATCCGGAATCCTTGATTCGGGGCAAAGGGGTTGAATGA
- a CDS encoding paraquat-inducible protein A has protein sequence MDHPYLIRCHDCDLMNQIVELPVEGVARCARCGAVLRRHKHNSLERTLALAVTGVILFILANAFPFLGLELQAQTIHTTLISGVRALFSQGMWFLGSVVLLTTIIVPAVQLMGLLYVLIPLRFNKLPWKFTPFFRYLQELQPWSMMEVFMLGILVSIVKLSKMAEILPGIAAYAFMALIFILAASMAVLDPHQVWEKIQFPSAIAEGRKRYELDQFANCHSCQLLCRIPRSHALPVVCPRCGATLHRRKLNSIARVWALLLAAFIFYFPANMMPITIVTSFGQVQADTILSGVLYFIKTGMWPIALVIFVASVVVPILKLVGLVFLLISVQTRSNWRPVDRTRLYRITELVGRWSMVDIYVVTILVALVHLGMLANIEAGPAAGYFCGVVILTMFAAMSFDPRLIWDNLEKIK, from the coding sequence ATGGACCACCCCTATCTTATTAGATGTCACGATTGCGATTTGATGAACCAAATCGTTGAACTGCCCGTCGAAGGCGTTGCAAGATGCGCTCGATGTGGTGCTGTGCTGCGCCGGCATAAGCACAATAGTCTGGAGCGAACCCTGGCGCTGGCAGTGACAGGGGTCATCCTGTTTATCCTTGCAAACGCCTTTCCTTTTCTCGGGCTTGAACTTCAGGCTCAGACCATACACACCACGCTTATTTCCGGTGTAAGGGCACTTTTTTCTCAAGGCATGTGGTTTCTGGGGTCGGTTGTCCTGTTGACCACCATTATCGTGCCTGCCGTGCAACTGATGGGGCTGCTCTACGTTTTGATTCCGTTGAGATTTAATAAACTGCCCTGGAAGTTCACGCCGTTTTTCCGGTATCTTCAAGAGTTGCAACCCTGGAGCATGATGGAGGTGTTCATGCTCGGCATTTTGGTATCAATCGTCAAGCTGTCTAAAATGGCGGAGATTTTGCCAGGAATTGCCGCCTATGCCTTTATGGCCCTTATTTTTATCTTGGCTGCGTCCATGGCGGTCCTGGATCCGCATCAGGTTTGGGAGAAAATTCAATTTCCGTCCGCAATTGCAGAAGGCCGGAAACGATATGAATTGGATCAATTTGCCAATTGCCATAGCTGCCAATTGTTGTGCCGGATTCCCCGGTCGCACGCGTTGCCGGTAGTGTGCCCGCGATGCGGCGCCACACTGCATCGGCGCAAACTCAACAGCATCGCGCGGGTTTGGGCGTTGTTGCTGGCAGCCTTCATTTTTTATTTCCCGGCCAATATGATGCCCATTACGATCGTAACCTCTTTCGGGCAGGTTCAGGCCGATACGATTCTCAGTGGCGTGCTGTATTTTATCAAAACGGGCATGTGGCCGATTGCACTGGTTATTTTTGTGGCCAGCGTGGTGGTTCCGATTCTGAAACTGGTTGGGCTTGTTTTTCTGCTCATATCCGTTCAAACAAGATCGAACTGGCGGCCGGTGGATCGTACCCGACTGTACCGGATCACGGAGCTTGTCGGCCGCTGGTCCATGGTGGATATTTATGTTGTGACGATTTTGGTGGCGCTGGTACATTTGGGCATGCTTGCCAATATCGAAGCCGGGCCTGCAGCCGGATATTTTTGCGGGGTTGTGATTCTGACCATGTTTGCCGCAATGAGCTTTGATCCGAGGCTGATCTGGGATAATCTGGAGAAGATAAAATGA
- a CDS encoding phosphatidylglycerol lysyltransferase domain-containing protein, protein MNLKLLTLSDYPLLSPFFKHQANELCEYTLTAILPWIDEDFQPLAYINRDTLVICAEFAIHTDCRHLLLPLSPVREFCPRDLQDLALTLDRDAFWFVPAHYIQKHGWQETAVYFDITEQPGHANYIYKTEDLARLKGNRYSKKRNLINQFERTYLDKNRVQIEPIGPANAAACIEFIDNWCDAYPCGIETNEDLVCERQAVKCSIENIHMLALDSLLIRIDGEVSALGIATRLTDTMGVLHYEKAFTHIKGLYQYLDRECARHLFKGYPFINKESDMELPGLTQAKKSYYPVNMMKSYKLTVR, encoded by the coding sequence ATGAATTTAAAATTACTGACGTTATCGGATTATCCCCTGCTTTCCCCTTTTTTTAAGCACCAGGCCAATGAATTGTGCGAATACACGCTCACCGCCATTCTACCTTGGATAGACGAAGATTTTCAGCCCTTAGCGTATATCAACCGGGACACGCTGGTGATCTGCGCCGAATTCGCCATTCATACCGATTGCCGCCATCTTCTGTTGCCCCTTTCGCCTGTCCGTGAGTTTTGTCCGCGGGACCTGCAGGATCTCGCGCTCACCCTGGACCGGGACGCCTTTTGGTTCGTACCGGCGCATTATATTCAAAAACACGGTTGGCAGGAAACAGCGGTATATTTTGACATTACCGAACAGCCCGGCCATGCCAATTATATCTATAAAACGGAAGATCTGGCCCGGCTTAAAGGCAATCGCTACTCCAAAAAGCGAAATCTTATCAATCAGTTTGAGCGGACTTACCTTGACAAGAATCGTGTTCAAATAGAGCCGATTGGCCCGGCAAACGCAGCGGCATGTATCGAGTTTATTGACAACTGGTGCGATGCTTATCCATGCGGAATCGAAACGAATGAAGATCTGGTTTGCGAAAGACAGGCCGTCAAGTGTTCCATTGAAAACATTCACATGCTGGCGCTTGATTCCTTGTTGATCCGTATCGACGGGGAGGTCTCCGCGTTGGGCATCGCCACCCGACTCACCGACACCATGGGCGTTCTTCATTATGAAAAAGCCTTCACCCACATCAAGGGACTATACCAATACCTTGACCGGGAATGTGCGCGACATCTGTTTAAAGGCTATCCGTTTATCAACAAGGAAAGCGATATGGAATTGCCCGGCCTCACCCAAGCCAAAAAATCGTATTATCCCGTCAACATGATGAAATCCTACAAACTAACGGTTCGGTAA